The Gillisia sp. Hel_I_86 genome has a segment encoding these proteins:
- a CDS encoding DNA-directed RNA polymerase subunit omega: MDYKKINAPINTTTIDKNLVDAPTNNIYEAISVIAKRATQINSEIKKELLEKLDEFATYNDSLDEVFENKEQIEVSKFYEKLPKPHSLAVQEWLDDKIYYRDTTEPSEA, translated from the coding sequence ATGGATTACAAAAAAATTAATGCGCCAATTAATACTACTACAATCGATAAGAATTTAGTAGATGCTCCAACAAATAATATTTATGAAGCTATTTCTGTGATCGCAAAAAGAGCTACTCAAATAAACTCTGAGATCAAAAAGGAGCTTTTGGAAAAATTGGACGAATTCGCTACTTACAACGATAGCCTTGATGAGGTTTTTGAAAACAAGGAGCAAATAGAAGTATCGAAATTCTACGAAAAATTGCCTAAGCCACATTCTTTGGCAGTTCAAGAATGGTTGGATGATAAAATTTACTACAGGGATACAACAGAACCTTCTGAAGCATAA
- the coaBC gene encoding bifunctional phosphopantothenoylcysteine decarboxylase/phosphopantothenate--cysteine ligase CoaBC, translated as MGVLEGKKILLGITAGIAAYKTASLVRLFIKSGAQVKVVMTPSAKDFITPLTLSTLSKNEVISDFTINEDENPIWNNHVELGLWADFMLIAPATANTLSKMASGSSDNLLLATYLSAKCPVYFAPAMDLDMYLHPATKTSLETLQSYGDIMVPAESGELASGLVGEGRMAEPENIVSFLEKDLLSQLPLRNKKVLITAGPTYEAIDPVRFIGNHSSGKMGFELAKEAAKLGAQVILITGPTYLQLDSSRVQLVRVTNAQEMFEAAHTYFADQDVVIAAAAVSDFKPKKVFDQKIKKMESNLNIELIPTQDILASLGKIKEHQKLIGFALETNNGVENAKSKLERKNLDFIILNSLQDKGAGFKKDTNKISIISKTEIKNFGLKPKTEVAQDILTEVISLFHE; from the coding sequence ATGGGAGTGCTAGAAGGCAAGAAAATACTGCTGGGGATAACTGCTGGTATTGCTGCCTATAAAACGGCCTCTTTGGTAAGATTGTTTATAAAATCTGGAGCGCAGGTTAAAGTTGTAATGACCCCCTCGGCCAAAGATTTTATTACCCCACTTACTTTATCCACACTTTCCAAAAACGAGGTGATTTCTGACTTCACAATAAATGAAGATGAAAATCCTATCTGGAACAATCACGTAGAACTCGGCCTTTGGGCCGATTTTATGCTTATAGCCCCTGCTACAGCAAACACGTTATCTAAAATGGCTTCGGGGAGCAGCGATAATTTATTACTTGCAACCTATCTTTCAGCTAAATGCCCGGTATATTTTGCTCCGGCGATGGATCTGGATATGTATTTACATCCAGCAACAAAAACCAGCTTGGAAACTTTACAATCTTACGGGGACATTATGGTTCCCGCAGAATCTGGAGAACTTGCCAGTGGCTTGGTAGGAGAAGGTAGAATGGCAGAACCAGAGAATATAGTGTCTTTTCTTGAAAAGGACCTTTTGTCGCAATTGCCCCTTCGGAACAAAAAAGTGCTTATTACCGCAGGGCCAACTTACGAGGCTATAGACCCTGTACGATTTATTGGAAATCATTCCAGTGGAAAAATGGGTTTTGAACTTGCCAAGGAAGCCGCGAAATTAGGGGCACAAGTAATTCTTATAACCGGTCCTACATATTTACAGCTGGATTCTTCCCGTGTTCAACTGGTTCGAGTTACCAATGCTCAAGAAATGTTCGAGGCAGCACATACTTATTTTGCCGATCAAGACGTTGTAATAGCTGCTGCGGCAGTTTCAGACTTTAAGCCGAAGAAAGTTTTTGATCAAAAAATAAAAAAAATGGAATCTAATTTGAACATCGAATTGATTCCTACCCAAGATATTTTAGCCTCTTTAGGTAAAATTAAAGAGCACCAAAAACTGATAGGTTTTGCTTTGGAAACCAATAATGGGGTAGAAAATGCAAAATCTAAATTAGAAAGAAAGAATTTGGATTTTATCATCCTCAATTCCCTTCAGGATAAAGGCGCAGGTTTTAAAAAAGACACCAACAAGATCAGTATAATTTCTAAAACTGAAATTAAAAATTTCGGGTTGAAACCCAAAACCGAAGTTGCGCAGGATATATTAACGGAAGTCATATCTTTATTCCATGAGTAA
- a CDS encoding outer membrane protein assembly factor BamD: protein MFLQRMKKGLLLLGVFLMLASCSEYQKVLKSDDAGKKYALAEELYNQAIVENSKPKFRKALRVFEQIVPQYRGKPQGEKLTFLFADTYYQLGDNQIAGYQFERFVASYPKSDKAEEAAFKSAKSYFADSPRFDLDQAETVKAIEELQKYIDKYPNGEFLDQANEYVAELRIKLEKKAYEIAKQYHHTENYKSAIVAFNNFITEYPGSPFREAAFYFRFDSAYELAINSYEVLMQERLNTAKGFYTNYNKYYPEGSVYYEQIQANYQDLESKLQNF from the coding sequence ATGTTTTTACAAAGGATGAAAAAAGGTTTATTATTATTGGGTGTGTTTTTAATGCTGGCGTCTTGCAGTGAATACCAAAAGGTACTAAAGAGCGACGATGCAGGTAAAAAATATGCTTTGGCCGAGGAGCTTTACAATCAGGCAATTGTAGAAAACAGCAAGCCTAAATTTAGGAAAGCACTTCGTGTTTTCGAGCAGATAGTCCCGCAATATAGAGGGAAACCTCAAGGTGAAAAATTAACCTTTTTGTTTGCAGATACATACTATCAATTAGGAGACAATCAAATAGCCGGATATCAATTTGAGCGTTTTGTGGCATCCTACCCAAAAAGTGATAAAGCAGAAGAGGCTGCTTTTAAAAGTGCAAAAAGTTATTTTGCAGATTCCCCAAGGTTCGATTTAGATCAAGCGGAAACAGTAAAGGCAATTGAAGAGCTACAAAAATATATAGATAAATATCCTAACGGAGAGTTTTTAGATCAGGCTAATGAGTATGTTGCAGAATTGCGTATAAAGCTAGAGAAGAAAGCATACGAGATCGCCAAGCAATATCACCATACCGAAAATTATAAGTCGGCAATTGTGGCATTCAATAATTTTATTACAGAGTATCCTGGTTCTCCATTTAGGGAAGCAGCCTTTTACTTTAGATTCGATTCTGCTTACGAACTGGCAATAAACAGTTACGAAGTTTTAATGCAAGAAAGATTGAATACCGCAAAAGGGTTTTACACTAACTATAATAAATATTATCCTGAAGGAAGTGTGTATTACGAACAAATACAAGCAAATTATCAGGACTTGGAATCGAAATTACAAAATTTTTAA
- a CDS encoding DUF4835 family protein, with the protein MSKLILMLGVFFWVSLASAQELNCEVIVNAEQTGQTNLTVFKTLQTSLSEFINKTTWTGTTYQDQERVNCSIFINIASFDNESFTGTIQVQSSRPVFGSSLISPIFNFNDEQFTFNYREFEPLNYSENTYSSNLVSVISYYVYTILGLDADTFAQEGGTAFYEEANRIVTTAQQGNSSGWRGSDGTRSRYRLNADLLSNAFLGYRTTLYQYHRLGLDTMHKDVAKGKQAVAASILNLKKMSDSRPNSLLMRVFFDAKAQEIEQVFSGGPSVPVTELKEALNRIAPLYAENWSKLQF; encoded by the coding sequence ATGAGTAAATTAATTTTGATGCTTGGTGTCTTCTTTTGGGTTTCCCTTGCCAGCGCACAGGAACTTAATTGTGAGGTAATTGTAAATGCTGAACAGACAGGGCAAACCAATTTGACGGTTTTTAAAACCCTGCAAACTTCCTTGTCGGAATTTATTAATAAAACAACTTGGACGGGAACTACCTATCAAGACCAAGAGCGTGTTAATTGCAGTATTTTTATAAATATCGCCAGTTTCGATAACGAGTCTTTTACAGGAACTATCCAAGTGCAGTCCTCGCGGCCGGTTTTTGGATCTTCATTAATTTCACCGATTTTTAATTTTAACGACGAACAATTCACATTTAATTATCGTGAATTCGAACCTTTAAATTATAGTGAGAACACCTATTCTTCGAACTTGGTTTCTGTGATCTCTTATTATGTCTACACCATACTGGGCTTAGATGCCGATACTTTTGCCCAAGAAGGTGGAACTGCTTTTTATGAAGAAGCAAATAGAATAGTCACCACCGCACAACAGGGAAATTCCTCTGGTTGGAGGGGATCAGATGGAACCCGGTCCAGGTATAGATTAAATGCCGATCTTTTGTCCAATGCTTTTTTAGGATATAGAACCACTTTGTATCAATATCATAGATTAGGCTTGGATACCATGCATAAAGATGTGGCAAAAGGAAAACAAGCTGTGGCTGCTTCTATCCTGAATTTAAAAAAGATGAGCGATTCTAGGCCAAACTCCTTGTTAATGCGGGTTTTCTTTGATGCAAAAGCCCAGGAAATAGAGCAGGTTTTTAGCGGGGGACCAAGCGTTCCGGTTACAGAATTAAAAGAGGCTTTAAACAGGATAGCTCCCCTATATGCTGAAAACTGGAGCAAGCTTCAATTCTAG
- the dapA gene encoding 4-hydroxy-tetrahydrodipicolinate synthase gives MNKFIGTGVAIITPFSDAFTVDVAALKNLVKDQIENGIEYIVVLGTTGESATLSSSEKELVKNTIIEANNGKLPLVLGIGGNNTAALVDEFKNTDLDAFDAILSVSPYYNKPSQEGIYQHYKALAAVSPKPIILYNVPGRTASNILPETVKRLATDFSNIIGVKEAAGDIVQAMKLISLVPKDFLVISGDDMVALPMVLAGGHGVISVIGQGLPKGFSQMVRLGLEGKVKEAYKLHYKIAPSIDMIFAEGNPAGIKSLLSAKNSCKPVVRLPLVQVSDKLKQEIQAFVDQF, from the coding sequence ATGAATAAATTTATAGGTACCGGAGTTGCAATTATCACCCCTTTTAGTGACGCCTTTACGGTAGATGTAGCTGCGCTTAAGAATTTGGTAAAAGATCAAATTGAAAACGGAATAGAATACATCGTGGTTCTTGGAACCACTGGGGAAAGCGCAACTTTGAGCAGCTCTGAGAAGGAATTGGTGAAAAATACCATTATAGAAGCCAACAATGGGAAATTGCCCTTGGTTTTAGGAATTGGAGGTAACAACACCGCCGCTTTGGTTGATGAGTTTAAAAATACAGATCTGGATGCATTCGATGCTATCCTATCTGTTTCCCCATATTACAATAAACCATCCCAGGAAGGGATCTATCAGCATTATAAAGCATTGGCTGCGGTTTCACCAAAACCTATTATTTTGTACAATGTTCCTGGAAGAACCGCTTCTAATATTTTGCCGGAAACCGTAAAAAGATTAGCTACGGATTTTTCAAATATCATAGGAGTGAAGGAAGCTGCGGGAGATATTGTACAAGCAATGAAACTCATTTCTTTGGTTCCAAAGGATTTTCTTGTGATATCAGGTGACGATATGGTGGCCCTGCCAATGGTGCTTGCAGGAGGACATGGGGTTATTTCGGTAATTGGACAGGGTTTGCCAAAAGGGTTTTCGCAGATGGTGCGTTTGGGATTGGAAGGAAAGGTGAAGGAAGCCTATAAATTGCATTATAAAATAGCGCCTTCTATAGATATGATTTTTGCTGAGGGCAATCCCGCAGGGATTAAATCGTTATTAAGTGCAAAGAATTCTTGTAAACCTGTAGTTCGCCTACCACTAGTGCAAGTTTCAGATAAACTGAAGCAGGAAATACAGGCATTCGTAGATCAATTTTAA